A window of Planktothrix sp. FACHB-1365 contains these coding sequences:
- a CDS encoding DUF1997 domain-containing protein produces MYTHFQASQTVEMAVPKPNLIHHYLRQPKRLVKALVDPTRLEYLGEEIYRLKMRPLQFMMFSLQPTVDLKVWIHDGILNLKSVGCEIRGIEYINQRFSLNLVGKLYPVELQGITHLKGQADLEVKVELPPPLWLTPQPILETTGNGLLKSVLMTVRHRLVHNLLSDYSHWSEEQLGVGERQPQSNNAVSSMEWL; encoded by the coding sequence ATGTATACCCACTTTCAAGCTTCTCAAACTGTTGAAATGGCAGTACCCAAGCCCAATTTGATTCACCATTATCTACGTCAACCGAAACGTTTAGTTAAAGCGTTAGTTGATCCGACTCGGTTGGAATACTTGGGAGAGGAGATTTACCGCTTAAAAATGCGTCCTTTGCAGTTCATGATGTTTAGTTTACAACCAACCGTAGATTTAAAAGTCTGGATACACGATGGAATTCTTAACTTAAAATCCGTTGGCTGTGAAATTCGAGGAATTGAGTATATTAATCAACGGTTTTCCCTGAATTTAGTCGGGAAACTCTATCCGGTTGAATTACAAGGAATTACCCATTTAAAAGGCCAAGCGGATTTAGAAGTAAAAGTTGAACTTCCTCCCCCTTTATGGTTAACACCCCAACCTATTTTAGAAACAACCGGAAATGGATTATTAAAAAGCGTGCTGATGACGGTTAGGCACCGATTAGTTCATAATTTATTATCGGATTATTCCCATTGGTCTGAAGAACAATTAGGAGTTGGGGAACGCCAACCTCAGTCTAACAATGCGGTATCGAGTATGGAGTGGCTATAG
- a CDS encoding DUF928 domain-containing protein: protein MSRYPFHCAFLSMTLATGLGFNFSIFQQSAQTQTSPIQVSEDVTPPPDTDKPATDPNITRGYCFDIPLIVIKPKQGTPTTLADTPTFLFYIPPLKSDQILSVPEQSPLLGEFIITDQNKTIIYEGKLSLEAQSGLLRISLPKSLAKLFVETGNPYSWSFQITCDTTGDFSGSTMIKGKIQRLSTNREIETKLLQQMTAYDRFKLYQSLGLEYDALILLDELRHQNPNDATLTATWNNLLKANGLERLIGVPWINVEINSRSTQPQHH, encoded by the coding sequence ATGTCACGTTATCCATTCCATTGCGCTTTCCTCAGTATGACCTTAGCCACAGGGCTAGGTTTTAACTTTTCTATATTCCAACAATCTGCACAAACTCAAACCTCTCCCATTCAAGTCAGTGAAGATGTAACACCCCCACCTGATACCGACAAACCCGCCACAGACCCGAATATCACGCGAGGATATTGTTTTGATATTCCATTAATCGTCATTAAACCCAAACAGGGGACACCAACGACCCTAGCAGATACTCCCACTTTTTTATTTTATATTCCCCCTTTGAAATCCGATCAAATTTTATCTGTTCCTGAACAATCCCCCCTCCTAGGAGAATTCATCATTACAGATCAAAATAAAACAATAATCTATGAAGGGAAATTGAGTTTAGAAGCTCAATCTGGTTTATTGCGTATAAGTTTACCCAAATCCCTTGCTAAGTTATTTGTAGAAACGGGTAATCCTTATTCTTGGTCTTTTCAAATCACCTGTGACACGACAGGAGATTTTAGTGGAAGCACTATGATTAAAGGAAAAATCCAACGGCTTTCCACTAATCGAGAAATAGAAACAAAACTTCTACAACAGATGACTGCTTACGATCGTTTTAAACTATATCAATCCCTGGGATTAGAATATGATGCCCTGATTTTATTAGATGAATTGCGTCATCAAAATCCTAATGATGCCACTTTAACAGCCACTTGGAACAATCTTTTAAAAGCAAACGGACTAGAAAGGTTAATTGGAGTTCCTTGGATTAACGTTGAAATTAATTCGAGGTCAACTCAACCCCAACATCATTAA
- a CDS encoding EAL domain-containing protein, producing MKFWKKLLIDPCYQITLIYAITGGLWIAFSDHLLALLAHYPYSITVFQTIKGWFFILITSLLLYYLIRRETQRLQLSEKRYRDLFLSHPQPIGVYDLKTLKFLAVNEAAIAHYGYSESEFLKMTILDLCSPEESESFKLLITSNAKKNLSKHRKKDGMLIDVEILSHQLQWNHQPAEVILAQDVTARLQAERQLKRYAFQDFLTGLANRSQLVYCLNYCLESSVKSQNFALIYINLYPLKTLKYSWGYTLAEQLLIEVSNRLKRCVSEQDIVARVDSEDFAILIPDLITVERLNHQIEQIRNQFLIPFDLNGIHLSSAISIGVVCSEFNLHNAEQYLQAADIALHYAKKQGKSATLFYHPQMLETIIQRGALETDLQQAITHDQLLLNYQPIIHLTTGNLMGFEALVRWQHPTKGWISPAEFIPIAEETELIIPLGRWVLEQACQDLSRLQQHFPDLSMSINLSEVQLRHPDLLEEIDAIIKALKLDFKYLKLEITETSLMQSSANCITILTQLKHRGIKILIDDFGTGYSSLSYLQNLPIDTLKIDRSFVKNLESPGKDLEITKTIVNLAKCLNLDIIAEGIETPVQKEILQSLGCEAGQGYWFSPPLNWTGITNFLSI from the coding sequence ATGAAATTCTGGAAAAAATTACTGATTGATCCATGCTATCAAATTACTTTAATTTATGCAATAACGGGTGGTCTTTGGATTGCTTTTTCTGATCATCTATTAGCCCTATTAGCCCATTATCCCTATTCTATTACGGTTTTTCAAACGATTAAAGGCTGGTTTTTTATCCTAATTACCAGTCTCCTCCTCTATTATTTAATTCGTCGAGAAACTCAGCGTTTGCAACTTTCTGAAAAACGGTATCGAGATTTATTTTTGAGTCATCCTCAACCCATTGGGGTTTATGATCTAAAAACGTTAAAATTTTTGGCTGTTAATGAAGCTGCGATCGCTCATTATGGTTATTCAGAATCAGAATTTCTGAAGATGACGATTTTAGATCTGTGTTCTCCTGAAGAGTCTGAATCGTTTAAACTTTTGATCACATCAAATGCTAAAAAAAATCTGTCTAAACATCGCAAGAAAGATGGAATGTTAATTGATGTTGAAATTCTTTCTCATCAATTACAGTGGAATCATCAACCTGCTGAGGTAATTTTAGCTCAAGATGTCACGGCTCGTCTGCAAGCCGAACGCCAATTAAAACGGTATGCGTTTCAAGATTTTCTGACCGGTTTAGCCAACCGAAGTCAATTAGTTTATTGCTTAAATTATTGTTTAGAAAGTTCCGTTAAATCTCAAAATTTTGCTTTAATTTATATTAATTTATATCCGTTAAAAACCTTAAAATATAGCTGGGGGTATACTTTAGCTGAACAATTATTAATTGAAGTCAGCAACCGTTTAAAACGTTGTGTGAGTGAGCAAGATATTGTTGCTAGAGTAGATAGTGAAGATTTTGCGATTTTAATCCCGGATTTGATCACAGTTGAACGTTTAAATCATCAAATTGAGCAAATTAGAAATCAGTTTTTAATTCCATTTGATTTAAACGGAATCCATTTATCTTCAGCCATTAGTATTGGGGTGGTTTGTAGTGAATTTAATTTGCATAATGCTGAACAGTATTTACAAGCCGCAGATATTGCCCTGCACTATGCTAAAAAACAAGGAAAAAGTGCCACCCTATTCTATCATCCTCAAATGCTAGAAACTATTATCCAACGGGGAGCTTTAGAAACCGATCTACAACAGGCGATAACCCATGATCAATTGCTGTTAAATTATCAACCGATTATTCATTTAACGACGGGGAACCTGATGGGTTTTGAAGCATTAGTTCGTTGGCAACATCCCACTAAAGGCTGGATTTCTCCGGCTGAATTTATTCCTATTGCAGAAGAAACCGAGTTAATTATTCCCCTTGGACGGTGGGTTTTAGAACAAGCTTGTCAAGATTTATCCCGGTTACAACAACACTTTCCTGATTTGAGTATGAGTATTAATTTGTCAGAAGTGCAACTTCGTCATCCTGATTTATTAGAGGAAATTGATGCCATTATTAAAGCTCTAAAATTAGATTTCAAATATTTAAAATTAGAAATTACTGAAACCAGTTTAATGCAAAGTTCGGCAAATTGTATTACAATATTAACTCAATTAAAGCACCGAGGAATTAAAATTTTAATTGATGATTTTGGAACGGGATATTCTTCTTTAAGTTATTTACAAAATTTACCCATTGATACCCTAAAAATTGATAGGAGTTTTGTCAAAAATTTAGAATCTCCAGGGAAAGATTTGGAAATCACGAAAACGATTGTTAATTTAGCCAAATGCCTGAATTTAGATATTATTGCTGAAGGGATAGAAACCCCAGTTCAAAAAGAAATTTTACAATCCTTGGGTTGCGAAGCCGGACAAGGATATTGGTTTTCACCGCCCTTAAATTGGACAGGAATAACAAATTTTTTATCGATTTAA
- a CDS encoding DUF937 domain-containing protein → MGLFDQIVTALNDPNQAGNSTQMGNILNTAQQLGNQLGISPQTSQMVMSMVGSSVRSSLQEKRTQLGSEATQNIVNEFGGTTPSTQAVQMLFSPTQQEQLIQTISQHTGVSSQTLQSLLPIVVPLVLNLLKTGTNQQQPQGGSNPVLNSFLDADGDGDVDVADAMRLAGQYFQS, encoded by the coding sequence ATGGGACTATTCGATCAAATTGTAACGGCTCTCAATGACCCAAACCAAGCCGGAAATAGCACTCAGATGGGTAATATTCTCAATACGGCTCAACAGCTTGGGAACCAATTGGGTATTTCTCCTCAAACCAGTCAAATGGTGATGTCAATGGTGGGGAGTTCTGTTCGGTCTTCTTTACAAGAAAAACGAACCCAACTTGGAAGTGAGGCGACTCAAAATATCGTCAATGAATTTGGAGGAACAACACCGAGTACCCAGGCGGTTCAAATGTTATTTTCTCCCACTCAGCAAGAACAATTAATTCAAACTATTTCTCAACATACGGGTGTTAGTTCCCAAACCCTGCAATCTCTTTTACCAATAGTTGTTCCTTTAGTTTTAAACCTTCTAAAAACCGGAACAAATCAACAACAACCTCAAGGGGGTTCTAATCCAGTTTTGAATAGTTTTTTAGATGCGGATGGCGATGGAGATGTTGATGTTGCGGATGCGATGCGTTTAGCCGGACAATATTTTCAAAGTTAA
- a CDS encoding TIGR03792 family protein, whose protein sequence is MVIEWLKFQVPPEKWEAFIQRDEEVWTAGLQECPGFLGKEVWVNPEQQEIVLVIRWESQTQWDAVPESKIQQLDEAMGELKMPIVESRAYQMSKLMP, encoded by the coding sequence ATGGTTATTGAGTGGTTAAAATTTCAAGTTCCCCCTGAAAAATGGGAAGCCTTTATTCAACGGGATGAAGAAGTTTGGACAGCCGGACTTCAAGAGTGTCCTGGGTTTTTAGGAAAAGAAGTTTGGGTTAATCCTGAACAACAGGAAATTGTTTTAGTGATTCGTTGGGAGTCTCAGACCCAATGGGATGCTGTTCCCGAATCTAAAATCCAACAACTCGACGAAGCAATGGGAGAATTAAAAATGCCTATTGTAGAAAGTCGAGCTTATCAAATGTCGAAATTGATGCCCTAA
- the cynS gene encoding cyanase, producing the protein MAVSEITEKLLAAKKHKGVTFSDLEQILGRDEVWIAAVIYRQASASYEEAKKLIEALGLSSEYIEALTDYPLKGSLDPVIPTDPLIYRFYEIMQVYGMPLKSVIHEKFGDGIMSAIDFTLDVDKIEDPNGDRVKVTMNGKFLPYKKW; encoded by the coding sequence ATGGCTGTTTCAGAAATCACTGAAAAATTGTTAGCTGCAAAAAAACATAAAGGAGTCACCTTTTCCGATTTAGAACAAATCTTGGGACGAGATGAAGTTTGGATTGCTGCTGTTATCTATCGGCAAGCGAGTGCTTCTTATGAAGAAGCCAAAAAACTGATTGAAGCATTAGGTTTAAGTTCAGAATATATTGAAGCCTTGACCGATTATCCGCTAAAAGGATCACTGGATCCTGTGATTCCAACTGATCCCTTAATTTATCGTTTTTATGAAATTATGCAAGTCTATGGAATGCCCCTCAAAAGTGTTATTCATGAAAAATTTGGAGATGGTATTATGAGCGCTATTGATTTTACCTTAGATGTGGATAAAATTGAAGATCCAAATGGTGATCGGGTTAAAGTCACGATGAATGGAAAATTCTTACCGTATAAAAAATGGTAA
- a CDS encoding HupE/UreJ family protein: protein MFKSFQRFCQDFSLQNNNRLFFLGISLLLLLMAQPATAHHAFGGQIPKNFFEGFLSGLAHPIIGIDHFAFILSMGLIAASILGGIWIIVGFLGAAMLGTAIHLMSFNLPVPEVAIALSVITIGILLVLKKQLPLALLITLASVAGLFHGYAYGESIIGAGMMPLISYLAGFTLIQLGIAGATMKLAQSFQQTLENSKYSLIKYSGFAVVAIGVIALSSAITG, encoded by the coding sequence ATGTTCAAATCATTTCAGCGTTTTTGTCAGGATTTCTCGCTACAAAATAATAATCGCCTCTTTTTTTTAGGCATCAGTTTATTATTACTGTTGATGGCGCAACCTGCCACAGCCCATCATGCCTTTGGCGGTCAAATTCCGAAGAATTTTTTTGAAGGATTTTTATCAGGGCTGGCTCATCCGATTATTGGAATTGATCACTTTGCATTTATTCTTTCCATGGGTTTAATTGCCGCCAGTATTCTGGGTGGAATTTGGATAATTGTTGGGTTTCTAGGGGCTGCCATGTTAGGGACAGCCATCCATTTAATGAGTTTTAATTTACCTGTTCCTGAAGTAGCGATCGCCCTATCTGTGATTACCATTGGCATTTTATTAGTGCTGAAAAAACAGTTACCCCTAGCTTTATTAATCACTTTAGCAAGTGTAGCGGGTTTGTTTCATGGCTATGCCTATGGAGAATCCATTATAGGGGCAGGAATGATGCCTTTAATCTCCTATTTGGCAGGATTTACTTTAATTCAATTGGGAATAGCTGGAGCGACGATGAAACTCGCTCAATCCTTCCAACAAACCTTAGAAAATAGCAAATATTCCCTGATCAAATATTCAGGTTTTGCTGTTGTAGCGATTGGTGTAATTGCTTTATCCAGTGCAATTACAGGCTAA
- the cobW gene encoding cobalamin biosynthesis protein CobW: MSAKIPVTVITGFLGSGKTTTIRHLLQNNHGRRIAVLVNEFGEVGIDGELIRSCQVCDDETPEVNLVELTNGCLCCTVQEEFFPAMQELLKRRDKIDHIVIETSGLALPKPLVQAFRWPEIRTGATVDGVITVVDCEAVANGTLVGDIEAVEAQRQADPNLDHETPIEELFEDQLACADLILLTKTDHVNTEAQQKVETWLKQELREGVKIVCCHQGNIHPDVILGFNSAVEDNLEARPSHHDTEEEHEHDDNINSVPLILTQDFEPQDLIERLKTIVKQQEIYRIKGFVSVPNKPMRLVLQGVGDRIETFYDRLWKPTESRQTQLVFIGENLQASEIKNAVLGN; encoded by the coding sequence ATGTCTGCCAAAATTCCTGTTACCGTCATTACTGGATTTTTAGGAAGTGGAAAAACCACCACTATTCGTCATTTATTACAAAATAATCATGGTCGCCGCATAGCCGTTTTAGTGAATGAATTTGGAGAAGTGGGTATTGATGGAGAATTGATCCGATCTTGTCAAGTTTGTGATGATGAAACCCCAGAAGTCAACTTAGTAGAACTCACCAATGGTTGTTTATGTTGTACGGTGCAGGAAGAGTTTTTTCCCGCTATGCAAGAACTTCTAAAACGCCGGGATAAAATCGATCATATTGTGATTGAAACCTCTGGGTTAGCATTACCAAAACCCTTAGTTCAAGCCTTCCGATGGCCAGAAATTCGCACGGGTGCAACGGTTGATGGTGTTATAACCGTAGTAGACTGTGAAGCCGTTGCTAATGGGACGTTAGTGGGGGATATTGAAGCAGTTGAAGCTCAACGTCAAGCTGATCCCAATTTAGATCATGAAACCCCCATTGAAGAATTATTTGAAGATCAACTCGCCTGTGCAGATTTGATTTTATTAACAAAAACCGATCATGTTAATACCGAAGCTCAACAAAAAGTTGAAACGTGGTTAAAACAAGAATTACGAGAGGGAGTTAAAATTGTTTGTTGTCACCAGGGAAATATTCATCCTGATGTGATTTTAGGGTTTAATTCAGCCGTTGAGGATAATTTAGAAGCTCGTCCCAGTCATCATGACACGGAAGAAGAACACGAACATGATGATAATATCAATTCTGTTCCCCTGATTTTAACTCAAGATTTTGAACCCCAAGACTTAATTGAACGATTAAAAACCATAGTTAAACAACAGGAAATTTACCGGATTAAAGGGTTTGTTTCTGTTCCTAATAAACCGATGCGATTAGTTTTACAAGGAGTGGGCGATCGCATTGAAACCTTTTATGATCGTCTCTGGAAACCGACAGAATCTCGTCAAACCCAATTAGTTTTTATTGGGGAAAATTTACAAGCTTCTGAAATTAAAAATGCTGTTTTAGGGAATTAA
- the dnaK gene encoding molecular chaperone DnaK, with protein sequence MGKVVGIDLGTTNSVVAVMEGGKPVVIANSEGMRTTPSVVGFTKEGERIVGQMARRQAVLNPQNTFYGVKRLMGCRYSDLSPASKRVPYTMRRDETDNIRIKCPRVNKDFAPEEISAMILKKLVEEATRYLGEEITGAVITVPAYFNDSQRQATRDAGRIAGLEVKRILNEPTAASLAYGLERRDYGTILVFDLGGGTFDVSILEVGEGVFEVKSTSGDTQLGGTDFDQKIVDWLAEQFLSEEGVDLRRDRQSLQRLTEAAEKAKIELSGVGVTDINLPFIAATEDGPKHLETRLTRGEFEGLCGDLIQRLRRPVKQALADAGLTSNDIDDVILVGGATRMPMVQQLVRTLIDLEPNQGVNPDEVVAVGAAIQAGILAGDVRDVLLLDVTPLSLGLETIGGVMKKLIPRNTTIPVRRSDIFSTSENNQTLVEVHILQGERELAVDNKSLGRFKLTGIPPAPRGVPQIQVALDIDANGILQVTALDKTTGREQSVVIQGASTLSQDEVNRMIRDAEKYAEVDRLQRERVEKRNRAQALTYQAERQLREVALDYGMQFAQRQRSRIETLIRSLRDSLERDDDRGIDQISVDLQDALYELSREVSVFATEDDEDDLFGSIRRTFSGEKRRVDPYEPQTRSYPRYDQRSSNGGSLGGGVSRSRRYSPSDNWDDDDDDWL encoded by the coding sequence ATGGGCAAAGTAGTCGGCATTGACTTGGGGACAACAAACTCTGTGGTTGCGGTCATGGAGGGCGGTAAACCCGTTGTGATTGCTAACTCTGAAGGGATGCGAACCACCCCCTCCGTCGTTGGGTTTACCAAGGAAGGAGAACGCATCGTGGGACAGATGGCTAGACGACAGGCGGTTTTGAACCCCCAAAACACCTTTTATGGGGTCAAACGGCTGATGGGTTGTCGCTATTCTGACCTGTCTCCCGCTTCAAAACGGGTTCCCTACACGATGCGACGGGATGAAACTGATAATATTAGAATCAAATGTCCCAGAGTTAATAAAGATTTTGCGCCGGAAGAAATTTCGGCAATGATATTAAAAAAATTAGTTGAAGAAGCAACTCGTTATTTAGGAGAAGAAATTACCGGGGCTGTGATTACGGTTCCTGCCTATTTTAATGATTCTCAAAGACAAGCCACCAGAGACGCTGGACGCATTGCAGGATTAGAGGTTAAACGCATTTTAAATGAACCCACTGCGGCTTCTTTAGCTTATGGTTTGGAACGCAGAGATTATGGCACAATTTTAGTGTTTGATTTGGGGGGCGGAACCTTTGATGTCTCGATTTTAGAGGTGGGAGAAGGAGTATTTGAAGTGAAGTCTACCAGTGGAGATACGCAACTGGGAGGAACGGATTTTGATCAGAAAATTGTGGATTGGTTAGCAGAACAATTTCTATCAGAAGAAGGAGTAGATTTAAGACGCGATCGCCAATCGTTACAACGGTTAACAGAAGCGGCTGAAAAAGCCAAAATAGAGCTTTCTGGCGTTGGAGTTACGGATATTAATTTACCCTTTATTGCCGCTACAGAAGACGGCCCGAAACATTTAGAAACCCGCTTAACCAGAGGAGAATTTGAGGGCTTATGTGGGGATTTAATTCAACGGTTACGCCGTCCGGTGAAACAAGCTTTAGCCGATGCGGGATTAACGTCTAATGATATTGATGATGTGATTTTAGTCGGTGGTGCTACCCGAATGCCAATGGTGCAACAATTAGTTAGAACGTTAATTGATTTAGAACCGAATCAAGGGGTTAATCCTGATGAAGTGGTGGCCGTTGGTGCGGCAATTCAAGCGGGAATTTTAGCCGGAGATGTGCGGGATGTTCTATTATTAGATGTCACGCCGTTATCGTTAGGATTAGAAACCATTGGGGGAGTGATGAAAAAATTAATTCCCCGTAATACTACGATTCCGGTACGTCGTTCTGATATTTTTTCAACGTCTGAAAATAACCAAACTTTGGTAGAAGTTCATATCCTACAAGGAGAACGAGAATTAGCCGTTGATAATAAATCTTTGGGTCGGTTTAAGTTAACGGGAATTCCGCCAGCACCGCGAGGAGTTCCGCAAATTCAAGTCGCCCTTGATATTGACGCCAATGGTATTTTACAAGTGACAGCGTTAGATAAAACGACTGGACGAGAACAAAGTGTTGTGATTCAAGGTGCTTCTACCTTATCTCAAGATGAAGTTAATCGCATGATTCGAGATGCGGAAAAATATGCAGAAGTTGACCGTTTACAACGAGAACGAGTCGAAAAACGAAACCGCGCCCAAGCTTTAACCTATCAAGCCGAACGACAATTAAGGGAAGTTGCTTTAGATTATGGAATGCAATTTGCTCAACGTCAACGGTCAAGAATTGAAACCTTAATTCGGTCTTTAAGAGATAGTTTAGAACGAGATGATGATCGAGGAATTGATCAAATTAGTGTAGATTTACAGGATGCTTTATATGAGTTAAGTCGGGAAGTATCCGTATTTGCAACGGAGGACGATGAGGATGATTTATTTGGTTCTATTCGCCGCACTTTTTCCGGTGAGAAACGTCGAGTTGACCCCTACGAACCTCAAACTCGCAGTTATCCCCGCTATGACCAACGCAGTAGCAATGGCGGGAGTTTAGGCGGGGGTGTATCCCGTTCTCGTCGCTATTCTCCCAGTGATAATTGGGATGATGACGATGATGATTGGTTGTAA
- a CDS encoding DnaJ C-terminal domain-containing protein, protein MQNFRNYYQILGVSREASVDEIKKVYRRLARQYHPDLNPGDKEAEEKFKDIGEAYNILSDPEKRLEYDNYSQFWKQKGFQDWQKNAFSGIKNWGSRRTISQTEDVDYGDYSDFDTFVDQLLGRRREVRTVDPKKAPQMESTDPYDSPRTKAVYKPTPRETKRDIEARLTLPLEKAYTGGTERIRLEDGRSLEVDLPPGMVKGQQIRLRNQGINGGDLFLKINITPHPFFRIEKSEIYCQIPVTPTEAVLGGEIDIPTLDGLVKMRLPAGVISGQRLRLANKGYPNIEGERGDQLIEIQVVIPKNITPEERELYEKLRQIETFKPRQNLKI, encoded by the coding sequence ATGCAAAATTTTCGGAATTATTATCAAATTTTAGGGGTTTCCCGTGAAGCATCTGTTGATGAAATTAAGAAAGTCTATCGCAGACTCGCCAGACAATATCATCCCGACTTAAACCCAGGGGATAAGGAAGCAGAAGAAAAATTTAAAGATATTGGAGAAGCTTATAATATTTTATCCGATCCTGAAAAACGATTAGAATATGATAATTATAGTCAATTTTGGAAACAAAAAGGGTTTCAAGATTGGCAAAAAAATGCGTTTTCAGGAATCAAAAACTGGGGAAGTCGTCGGACAATTTCTCAAACTGAAGACGTAGATTATGGAGATTATTCTGATTTTGATACCTTTGTTGATCAATTATTAGGACGGCGGCGAGAAGTACGAACCGTTGACCCGAAAAAAGCACCTCAAATGGAATCTACTGACCCCTATGATTCTCCTCGAACAAAAGCAGTTTATAAACCGACTCCCCGCGAAACCAAACGAGATATTGAAGCGCGATTAACGTTACCTTTAGAAAAAGCTTATACTGGAGGAACAGAACGCATCCGGTTAGAAGATGGTCGGTCTTTAGAAGTGGATTTACCCCCAGGAATGGTGAAGGGTCAACAAATCCGTTTGAGAAATCAAGGAATTAATGGGGGCGATTTATTCTTAAAAATTAATATTACTCCCCATCCCTTTTTTAGAATAGAAAAATCAGAAATTTATTGTCAAATTCCCGTCACTCCCACAGAAGCAGTATTAGGGGGAGAAATTGATATTCCCACCCTCGATGGTTTGGTTAAAATGCGTTTACCTGCGGGGGTTATATCGGGTCAACGGTTACGATTAGCCAATAAAGGTTATCCGAATATTGAAGGAGAACGAGGAGATCAATTAATTGAAATTCAAGTGGTTATTCCTAAAAATATTACTCCTGAAGAACGAGAATTATATGAAAAATTACGTCAAATTGAAACCTTTAAACCCCGTCAAAATTTAAAAATATAA